The sequence below is a genomic window from Brevibacillus agri.
CAATAATTGGTTCAATTTCAGCGTTATAGCGGTCTAATTCAATTTCTGCGATAATGCTATCGTTAACTAAAATCTTATAAATATCCTCACCCTGCTCGGGTATCCAGTGAACAATATAAGCTGTGTTCATTTCTGGATATGAACTTCTAATCACTTCAAGTAGTCTTCGTTTCTCTTCACTCTTAAATAGTGATTGATTGGATTCTTTAAGTTGCTCCCTTATTTCTTGTTCCAATATACTCCCAGTTAGTTTCACGTTCCGGTTTAACCCCTTAAAATTTGAGTCTTTCTCCCTTATTCTCGCATTTTCATATGCTTCTTCCCTCCTTCAACCACCTAGGAGTCTAGGAAGGAAAGCGCCTAGCGTCAAGGAGATCACTTGACCCCAGACGTTTTCCTTCCTGCTTGTCAGCTAGGTTGAAGTAGGGATCATTCTGCAATCCTTTGCCATACTACACTTTCACAACAAATGGTGTAATGAGTTGCAAGGCAAAGGCTTTACCAAATTCTACAGGTGATAAATCGTACAAGCTTCCATGAATCCGTCGCTGATTATAAAAGAGCAGATAGTTTGTCACGATTTCATAGGCTTCTTGATAGCTCTGAAATTCATTCCGCTGCAAACATTCTTTCTCCAAAACACTGTGAAATGACTCAATGTGAGCGTTTTTATTGGGTGTCTTTGGAGGAATTCGCTCATGCACCGTTTGGAAATGCTGACAGGCTTCTTCAAAGGCATGGCTAATAAACTGTGGACCGTTATCCGTACGGATAACAGGGCGATCATCACAATTGAATTGCTGCCGTTTCCACAAAGCACGTTGGAGAATCTGAGCAGCATGTTTTCCTTCGCAGGTCAGTCCGAAATGGTAGTCCACGATCGCTCGATCATAGACATCAATGAGACTCATCAGGAAAAAGAAACGCTGTTCTCCTACGATAAATCCGTATTTTACGTCCATCTCCCACAATTGATTCGGAGCGGTAATCTCTCGGTTGTTTGCCAACTTTCGAGGATGTTTCCTTTTCTTTTGTCGTTGTGGTTGCAGGAGTTCTTCTTCTTTCAGCAAGCGGTAAACCTTTTTCTTGTTGATGACCAGTTGGTGGTCTCGCCGTAGGCAGACGGTAAGCTTTCGATATCCATAAGCAGATTCTTCATCGGCAATCAGCTCGGATAGCCATTCTTTGATTTGTTCGTCACTGACAGGTTGTCCGTCTTTTGACAACGAATAACCGGGTATAGGTCTTCCTCCGTGATAAACGCGAGGTTTTTGGGAGGCTTTGTTTTTTCGGTAATAGTAGGTTGCTTCCAGGATGCCGACAATACGTAGCACTAGTTTGGCTGTGTACCCCAGCTGTATCCACTTGTCGGCTATCTCCATTTTGTCCGATAAGCTGGGTTCACCTTTTTTACAAGATCACGAAGGATCGCGATTTCCAAGTCCTTTTCTCCCAGTAATTTCTTCAGTTTATCATTCTCCGTTTCCAGTTCCCGAAACTCTCCTGGACTTGGTGTATAGCTTGTTACAGCTTTAGCTTCGGAAGACGTATTCTGCCAATCTGCGTGTTTGGAGTCACGTATCCATCGATACAGCATTTTAGGGTCTATCCCATGCCGTCTGGCTACTTGGCTAGCGTTTCCTACTTCGTGGGCTTCCTGGATCAGTTGTTGTTTGAACTCGATTGAATAGCGTCTCCGTTGCATAAAAATATCCCCCTCTGTTCTTCTGATATCAGCTTAACAAGATAAGGGGGTATGACTCAAATCCAATTTTGGGGCTTAAAAGTTTCCTCACTTGATTATATATCTCTTTCCGTCTATACTTCGGGGTGAACACAATGTGGTATTTGCACATCCACTTCGTGTGAGCTAAACTATAGCTCTTGTTTGCCATCTAAGACCATTCCGATAAAATTGAGCCTGAACATCTCAATTTTATCGGAATGGTCTTGTTGGTCAAACCCTCGATCCCTCTACCCGCATAGCGGGTGGTTTTTTGTTTCGTGCGTTTCACGCACTCAACTGGCTAAAGCCACTAATAAAAAACCCCAAACGAGTATAGATTACTCGTTTGGGGGATAAAGGTAGTTCTATTGATTGTTTATTTTTACTGCTGTTTTCTCCAGTATATTAATTTCAAATTTCTCATTTGGAAAAGGAAACTCCTCGGTAGTATTAAGAATGTAAATATTTGAGCTAGTAGTTGGTTCGAGCTTAACAAAATAATTAACATCACCCCAAGATACACCTGTGATCTCCTTTGTAGGAAACTCTAAATGAATTCTTATTTCCTCCAATGTCTCGGTATTCTTTAAATATAAACGAGCTGAACTATTTTTCTGAAACAAATTAATCAGCTCCATGCAGTATTCAAATCGACCATCCGGTGTCTTCTGTATGGAATCAGTTCTTATTTTTTCTGTTAACCATCCACTCGTCTCTACGTTTTTATACAAATGTGGTGTCATTAAAAGCATGGCAATGATGATAATTAAAACCCCAATGAACTCCCACCATCTATATGGACTCCACTTTTTTAATAATAGAAAACAAGAAACGACTATTAATAAAATTGAGGGTATACCTAGATACAAAAGTATTACCGTGGAAATCAAGTCTATGCCACGTTGAAAATTTGCAGTCGAGCCAAGTACAAACCAGATAACACCTGATAAATTAACGAGTATAGTGATGATCCAAATTAACTTCAGCCACAATCGCATTGGCATTCCCCCTCCTTCTAAATTAATCTGGTTTCGTAGTAAGATAATTTCTTATCTTTTTGGTTCCACATAAAATTTTTCGAGATACGGTGTGATATATTTTTTCCACGTCTCAACATTAGAGTGCATTGCAGAGTGA
It includes:
- a CDS encoding IS3 family transposase, with the translated sequence MEIADKWIQLGYTAKLVLRIVGILEATYYYRKNKASQKPRVYHGGRPIPGYSLSKDGQPVSDEQIKEWLSELIADEESAYGYRKLTVCLRRDHQLVINKKKVYRLLKEEELLQPQRQKKRKHPRKLANNREITAPNQLWEMDVKYGFIVGEQRFFFLMSLIDVYDRAIVDYHFGLTCEGKHAAQILQRALWKRQQFNCDDRPVIRTDNGPQFISHAFEEACQHFQTVHERIPPKTPNKNAHIESFHSVLEKECLQRNEFQSYQEAYEIVTNYLLFYNQRRIHGSLYDLSPVEFGKAFALQLITPFVVKV
- a CDS encoding transposase; this encodes MQRRRYSIEFKQQLIQEAHEVGNASQVARRHGIDPKMLYRWIRDSKHADWQNTSSEAKAVTSYTPSPGEFRELETENDKLKKLLGEKDLEIAILRDLVKKVNPAYRTKWR